Below is a window of Candidozyma auris chromosome 3, complete sequence DNA.
ACATCCTCGATTCTGCCAATTCTCAAGCCGGATCTGGCAAGGGCTCTCAAGGCAGACTGACCACCTGGACCTGGGGTCTTGGTCTTGGTACCACCGGTGGCTCTGATCTTGACGTGAACAGCGGTAATGCCAACCTCCTTACACTTGGCGGCAACGTCCTGGGCAGCCAACATGGCGGCGTATGGGGAGGACTCGTCTCTGTCGGCCTTGACCTTCATACCACCAGTAACTCTGGAGATGGTCTCTCTACCGGACAAATCGGTGACGTGGACGAAAGTATCGTTGAAGGAAGCGTAGATACGGGCAACACCGAAAACTTGGGAACGGTCAGCAGACATGTTGATGGTTTCTGGTTGATACTGAGGGAGGGTTTTTCAGAAAGTGATGGAGTAGAATTTTTTGTCGCAGTGTCTGGCGAGTGTGCACTCCTCGCCAGGTGAGCGCTAACATCTTTGGTCACGTGTGCACCCTGGTGTGGTAGGGCTAAAGCCCtatttttgatttcaaatGATCAATTCACcgttttttcttttgtaagCATGGATATGTATCCATTGTGCTCTGAAAAGCAAGCTTGACATTGTTTGAGTCCTCAGGGGACGCAGTGCGTTGACTAATCTCTCTTTATCTAGTGAGCGCAGCTATTCGAAGCAAGGAAATGAGTATCAGCTAGAACTACTATACCTTGAGTGTTCAGGTCACCGGTAGCTTATCAATCAAGCCTTCGAGCAATCAAATACACATTCTCTACATCGGCCCATCCTAGATTATTTCCCGTTCTACAGCATCTTCCAAGAGTAACCTCTATTAATAAATGTACAAATCCCCCTGGGCACGCTTAGTAAACGAAACCCAAGATCTTACCGGAAACATGCTTTCTTCTGGCCTCCTCGTGGTCCATGATACCAGCAGAGGTGGTCAAGATGACGTAACCAAACTGTCTGGCAGGCAACAAGTTGTCGGTCCATCTCTCAAtgtccttgatcttcacgTTGAATCTTGGAGAAATGACACCACACTTGTTCAATCTACCGGTCAACTGAACAACAATCTTACCAGATCTGTGGTCGTCGATGTACTCAAACTCACCGATGTAGCCGTGCTTCTGCATAACCTGGAGGAACTTGATGATCACCTTGGAAGAAGGTCTGATCAACACCTGACACTTGCCGGTCTTCTCGgcgttgttgatggagttCAAGGCGTCAGCCAACACGGAGGTTCTGGTCATAGTGGTAGTTTGGCGATGGAGAGAGTATTGGAAAAAGGTCTGAAAATTTGACGAAACGAGTGGTGAGGGTGTGTGTATAAGGCAGCGAGTCAACGAAACTAGGAGAGAAAAAACAGTCACAGTTGGTGAAGTGAGAGCTCCAGTTAGGTGCAGGCGCTGAAATGTCTCATAGTAAAGAGAAAGGTGGAAGGGACCTTTCACCGTGACTTGCATGCAGTACGTAGCCTCGCAACCTCCCTCCCTGGAgaaaaaatcttcaaggCTCAAGCTAcctcttcaccaactaACGATGCCAGTATGTAAAATTGCATTTGGGCAATAAGCGAAAGTGGGAGGGATATGTTTCATCGAAGATTTCAATATGCCGTGATTCATGTTAACTTCAGACATTCATGGAAGATTGAAGTCCTCACTTCTACGACAATTTATTCCATCTCAGAACCCTCCTATCATGAAAATTCCCATAACATCAACACAATCCATTCACTTTTATTTCCAAAGTTCCTTTTTGGTTCTAATTTGCCCGAAGTCACCAGATCTGAATTCGTACTAACAACCAGGCTAACAAGAGCTTCCAGACTAAGCAGAAATTGGGCAAGGCTGCCAAGCAGAACAGACCTTTGCCTCAGTGGGTCAGATTGAAGAccaacaacaccatcaGATACAACGCCAAGAGAAGACACTGGAGAAGATCTAAGTTGAACATCTAAgttctttggtttttgtTGGTTAATATCAAATACACACATGCTATAGAATCCGTGTGCGCCAGTGAGCTCATTTGTAGAACTGTAGCAGGCAAGACGATTAGGTCAATGAATTACTTTTGTTGTCGATTGTACGCTTATACTCCAAAGGCATCCAAAGGGCTCCTCCAACACTATACCCGTAAAATCCTTTAGTCGTGGTTTTCGGATGGGCTTTCAATGATTTGTTCTTTCAGACATCAGCGACTATTATTACAAGAATACGGCTGACTAGAAATACTTAAGGAGAGCTGGCTACTACAATCCTGTCAGCAAACGAGTCTCCTGTTATTCTGGTCATTTTGAAAGCCAGACTCTTAGTTGGATTATAGTTATTTGCGGACTTCGATCCACATGACATACAAAACCATGGATCAGAGAAAGATCAGGTACAGAGACTCTGCTAGCATCCCCTGATTCCTTACTACGATTTTATCACCGGATAAATATTAAATATTCATGCTATCTTCGAGTATTCCCATCTGCTTCATTCGCAAGAACCTTCCGTCCGTGATGCTGCGAACCCCAATTAAacctcttcctcaaagACTGTCTCGATAGGCTTCTCCATGAACGAAGCGTGCGACAAGACACACACTGCCAGGGAGCCAATCAACCACATCATGGTGGAGATTGGACTGGCCAAAAAACCCAATGGCACAGCCACCACAATTAAAGCAGTGTACAACTGCGATGTCGTGAAACGGCCAACGGGCAACACCAAATCCTGACCATTCAATCTGCTaattccaaaaataccGCCTCCTACAAGTGCAATCACGAAAAGCAATAGTAAGTTGGTCACAAGAGCATACACGCTCAATATCGAAACAATCAAGATGTAGTTGGCATGGAAGTAGCCCAAATTGTAGGCAACTCTCGACTGGACCTCACCGAAGTTGGCAGGTTTCGAAAGTCTTCTGTGGTCAAAAAACTCCTGGGGAGGTTTGAGTTTGGAAACGGTGCCTTGGAGAGATGACACGTCGTTTCTGATTCTCTCGAGGGTGAATCTCTCAGAGAACGAGGAAAGCTGATGTTAGTGAAATTTTTCTCATTGGTGCACATATTCTAGATTGAAGTTATACTTACAGGGATATAAGGAATCGTGAGTCCGGAcatgatgaagagagaagtTTCACTGTGATGTTTTTGTTCAGAATGAGACTGAGGCGTATATCGCGACGAGGCTGGAACCTGGGTTGTGTGTGCAGGACATTCACagcctttcttttttttgcaaccattatAACCCAAggtctttcttcaccatggcTCTGCAAATCGGATGGTACCCAGACTCAAATTGATGGAAGTATTTGACAGCAAGTTCATGGTCCACCGTATCCAAGAGCCTGTATCCGGGTCTGACGAACTTCATTCTGCCCACGGTGCCCAAC
It encodes the following:
- the RPS14B gene encoding 40S ribosomal protein uS11 — its product is MSADRSQVFGVARIYASFNDTFVHVTDLSGRETISRVTGGMKVKADRDESSPYAAMLAAQDVAAKCKEVGITAVHVKIRATGGTKTKTPGPGGQSALRALARSGLRIGRIEDVTPVPSDSTRRKGGRRGRRL
- the RPS22A gene encoding 40S ribosomal protein uS8 yields the protein MTRTSVLADALNSINNAEKTGKCQVLIRPSSKVIIKFLQVMQKHGYIGEFEYIDDHRSGKIVVQLTGRLNKCGVISPRFNVKIKDIERWTDNLLPARQFGYVILTTSAGIMDHEEARRKHVSGKILGFVY